The nucleotide window CAGCTCGGCCCAGCCGAGGACCGACTCGAGCTGCCGTGAGAGCCCGACCAGGGTTGCCTCGGACCCCGGGCCGCCGAGGAGCTGGCCACCGACCGGCAGGCCGGCCGGCGTGAGCCCGATCGGGACGCTGGCGGCCGGCAGGGCCACGAAGTTCCACAGTGAGGTGAACGGGTAGAAGCGCGACATCTGCAGGCCGTCACGAACCAGACCCTTCCCGGACCAGGGCTCGATGGCCGGCGGGGGAACGGCCATCGTCGG belongs to Acidimicrobiales bacterium and includes:
- a CDS encoding amidase family protein; this translates as PTMAVPPPAIEPWSGKGLVRDGLQMSRFYPFTSLWNFVALPAASVPIGLTPAGLPVGGQLLGGPGSEATLVGLSRQLESVLGWAELRPPDLESQ